The Drosophila innubila isolate TH190305 chromosome 3R unlocalized genomic scaffold, UK_Dinn_1.0 2_E_3R, whole genome shotgun sequence genome has a segment encoding these proteins:
- the LOC117791719 gene encoding AN1-type zinc finger protein 6 isoform X1 codes for MERESNPMQPMCRSGCGFYGNPATDGLCSVCYKDSLRKKQQPPVSSTPVSVPSPQPSPTFSPAIATTNTAQPTVQSLQQSHNDVKEKITDDAAAAAKSNSEAIISATGPNTSTQAAASASEQDDKDKEDDKDAKKKKNRCGECRKKVGLTGFQCRCGGLYCAVHRYSDKHNCTFDYREHGAQEIRRNNPVVVGEKIQKI; via the exons ATGGAACGCGAGTCAAATCCAATGCAACCCATGTGCCGCTCTGGATGCGGATTTTATGGAAATCCAGCCACAGATGGTCTATGTTCAGTTTGCTACAAG GACTCGCTTAGAAAAAAGCAACAGCCACCTGTGAGCAGCACACCTGTCTCAGTTCCAAGCCCGCAACCTAGCCCCACATTCAGTCCGGCCATTGCAACAACCAACACCGCACAGCCCACAGTACAGAGCTTACAACAGTCACACAATGATGTAAAAGAG AAAATCACTGACgatgccgctgccgctgccaaaTCCAATAGCGAAGCCATCATATCGGCGACCGGTCCAAATACTTCCACACAAGCAGCTGCCTCCGCCAGTGAGCAGGATGACAAGGACAAGGAGGATGACAAGGATgccaaaaagaagaagaaccgATGTGGTGAATGCCGCAAGAAGGTTGGCCTGACTG GTTTCCAGTGTCGCTGTGGCGGTTTGTACTGTGCCGTGCATCGTTATTCCGATAAACATAATTGCACATTCGACTATAGAGAGCATGGTGCACAGGAGATACGACGCAATAATCCGGTTGTAGTTGGCgagaaaattcaaaagattTGA
- the LOC117791718 gene encoding uncharacterized protein LOC117791718 isoform X2 — MYNLSGGSLKTSGRSNAVDSTAYRMRAGEKSTLPVAQRIRRKMQSNPNPSRVSAGALTSAISLTKSMKSGSTLLTKDGGVRKAKNGVASVSGVQSAYVVPSSSITASAVKKSSLSRKPAGAFVSANIKGGAKAKITGARKVKFSNNVHTFPPSNVKSVKKGSSNIGSLQLKKRVKKLKPKATGGHSSVSSKLNLSLSQQRSPILRRNVVHQPGTIVDVEEKPEPTTTKPKGATKKTSTGAKKVKKQRIKAGSIARQPVPADYIRPSPRLAYSIPPEARRDHQLPIRKAKSKSVSVPFR; from the exons ATGTATAATTTAAGTGGTGGTTCCTTGAAGACATCGGGGCGCAGTAATGCAGTTGATTCGACTGCCTATAGGATGAGAGCTGGCGAAAAGTCAACGCTGCCGGTGGCGCAACGCATCAGACGAAAGATGCAATCGAATCCGAATCCAAGCCGGGTTTCCGCTGGAGCATTGACTTCTGCCATCAGTTTAACCAAATCGATGAAGTCAGGCAGCACACTTTTGACAAAGG ACGGAGGAGTCCGTAAAGCAAAGAACGGCGTCGCCTCTGTCTCTGGTGTCCAGTCAGCTTATGTTGTGCCGTCTTCGAGCATAACAGCGTCTGCAGTCAAGAAGAGTTCACTGTCACGTAAACCCGCTGGTGCATTTGTGTCTGCAAATATTAAGGGCGGTGCTAAAGCTAAGATTACAGGAGCTCGTAAAGTCAAGTTCTCAAATAACGTGCACACATTTCCGCCCAGCAACGTAAAGAGCGTCAAGAAGGGATCGTCGAACATTGGCAGCCTGCAGCTGAAGAAACGCGTTAAGAAGCTTAAGCCCAAGGCGACTGGCGGCCACAGCAGCGTCTCCAGCAAGCTCAATCTGTCCCTTTCGCAGCAGCGCAGCCCAATCCTTAGAAGGAACGTCGTTCATCAGCCCGGCACAATCGTAGACGTCGAGGAGAAGCCagaaccaacaacaacaaagccgaAAGGTGCCACCAAAAAGACCTCAACAGGTGCCAAGAAAGTTAAGAAACAGCGCATCAAGGCTGGATCAATTGCCCGTCAACCCGTTCCGGCTGATTATATCAGACCTTCCCCTCGTCTGGCATACTCGATACCGCCCGAAGCGAGACGTGATCATCAATTGCCAATTAGGAAAGCCAAAAGCAAGTCTGTTTCGGTTCCATTCCGTTGA
- the LOC117791718 gene encoding uncharacterized protein LOC117791718 isoform X1 has protein sequence MYNLSGGSLKTSGRSNAVDSTAYRMRAGEKSTLPVAQRIRRKMQSNPNPSRVSAGALTSAISLTKSMKSGSTLLTKADGGVRKAKNGVASVSGVQSAYVVPSSSITASAVKKSSLSRKPAGAFVSANIKGGAKAKITGARKVKFSNNVHTFPPSNVKSVKKGSSNIGSLQLKKRVKKLKPKATGGHSSVSSKLNLSLSQQRSPILRRNVVHQPGTIVDVEEKPEPTTTKPKGATKKTSTGAKKVKKQRIKAGSIARQPVPADYIRPSPRLAYSIPPEARRDHQLPIRKAKSKSVSVPFR, from the exons ATGTATAATTTAAGTGGTGGTTCCTTGAAGACATCGGGGCGCAGTAATGCAGTTGATTCGACTGCCTATAGGATGAGAGCTGGCGAAAAGTCAACGCTGCCGGTGGCGCAACGCATCAGACGAAAGATGCAATCGAATCCGAATCCAAGCCGGGTTTCCGCTGGAGCATTGACTTCTGCCATCAGTTTAACCAAATCGATGAAGTCAGGCAGCACACTTTTGACAAAGG CAGACGGAGGAGTCCGTAAAGCAAAGAACGGCGTCGCCTCTGTCTCTGGTGTCCAGTCAGCTTATGTTGTGCCGTCTTCGAGCATAACAGCGTCTGCAGTCAAGAAGAGTTCACTGTCACGTAAACCCGCTGGTGCATTTGTGTCTGCAAATATTAAGGGCGGTGCTAAAGCTAAGATTACAGGAGCTCGTAAAGTCAAGTTCTCAAATAACGTGCACACATTTCCGCCCAGCAACGTAAAGAGCGTCAAGAAGGGATCGTCGAACATTGGCAGCCTGCAGCTGAAGAAACGCGTTAAGAAGCTTAAGCCCAAGGCGACTGGCGGCCACAGCAGCGTCTCCAGCAAGCTCAATCTGTCCCTTTCGCAGCAGCGCAGCCCAATCCTTAGAAGGAACGTCGTTCATCAGCCCGGCACAATCGTAGACGTCGAGGAGAAGCCagaaccaacaacaacaaagccgaAAGGTGCCACCAAAAAGACCTCAACAGGTGCCAAGAAAGTTAAGAAACAGCGCATCAAGGCTGGATCAATTGCCCGTCAACCCGTTCCGGCTGATTATATCAGACCTTCCCCTCGTCTGGCATACTCGATACCGCCCGAAGCGAGACGTGATCATCAATTGCCAATTAGGAAAGCCAAAAGCAAGTCTGTTTCGGTTCCATTCCGTTGA
- the LOC117791719 gene encoding AN1-type zinc finger protein 6 isoform X2, translated as MDKSNGDESDQSKRKPDERQSQPIKRRITESDNSRDTLTDTELLPHSKSLPNPPNDSPVAVADDAVAKKRKITDDAAAAAKSNSEAIISATGPNTSTQAAASASEQDDKDKEDDKDAKKKKNRCGECRKKVGLTGFQCRCGGLYCAVHRYSDKHNCTFDYREHGAQEIRRNNPVVVGEKIQKI; from the exons ATGGATAAGTCTAATGGCGATGAATCAGATCAATCAAAGCGGAAGCCGGATGAGCGTCAATCGCAGCCCATCAAGCGTCGTATTACAGAATCTGATAATAGTCGCGATACTTTAACTGACACTGAGTTGTTGCCGCATAGCAAAAGTTTGCCGAATCCTCCAAATGATTcccctgttgctgttgctgatgatgcagTTGCCAAGAAGCGG AAAATCACTGACgatgccgctgccgctgccaaaTCCAATAGCGAAGCCATCATATCGGCGACCGGTCCAAATACTTCCACACAAGCAGCTGCCTCCGCCAGTGAGCAGGATGACAAGGACAAGGAGGATGACAAGGATgccaaaaagaagaagaaccgATGTGGTGAATGCCGCAAGAAGGTTGGCCTGACTG GTTTCCAGTGTCGCTGTGGCGGTTTGTACTGTGCCGTGCATCGTTATTCCGATAAACATAATTGCACATTCGACTATAGAGAGCATGGTGCACAGGAGATACGACGCAATAATCCGGTTGTAGTTGGCgagaaaattcaaaagattTGA
- the LOC117792117 gene encoding phosphotriesterase-related protein, which produces MSRIETVLGSIPSNLLGRTLTHEHVALDFEHFYKAPPTDFESELDKKISMTTLGYVRLYPYSSRENVRFYDDEALQASRKDVLLYKKHGGGAIVENSSYGLKRNLDFIVDLAKTTGVHFIAGTGHYIHATQDSTHSNLTVEQMSDMYSKEILTGIEVNGQMIKCGFIGEVASVYPVKEFESNSIRAAGEIQEVLGCGVSLHPHRVSQAPFEILRLYLEAGGRANKCVMSHLDRTIFDMDELLEFAKLGCYLQYDLFGTECSYYQLNSAVDMISDGQRIENLIKLINEGLVDRLLMSHDIHTKHRLTSYGGHGYHHIHTNIVPRMLQRGVTPEQVKQMTVTNPADWLVFNA; this is translated from the exons atgtcaagaatAGAAACTG TTCTCGGCAGCATCCCGTCCAATCTGTTGGGCCGGACTCTAACCCACGAGCATGTGGCGCTGGACTTTGAACACTTCTATAAGGCACCGCCGACAGATTTCGAGAGCGAGCTGGACAAAAAGATTAGTATGACGACACTGGGTTACGTGCGTCTCTATCCATATTCGAGTCGGGAGAACGTACGCTTTTATGACGATGAGGCGCTGCAGGCGTCCAGAAAGGATGTGCTGCTCTATAAGAAACATGGCGGTGGCGCCATTGTTGAGAACAGCAGTTACGGCTTAAAGCGTAATCTGGACTTTATTGTGGATCTGGCCAAAACAACGGGCGTGCATTTTATCGCAGGCACCGGTCACTATATACATGCCACGCAGGACTCGACGCATTCCAATCTCACCGTTGAACAGATGAGTGATATGTACAGCAAGGAAATCCTGACGGGTATCGAGGTGAACGGTCAAATGATCAAATGCGGTTTCATTGGCGAGGTGGCCAGCGTTTATCCCGTCAAAG AGTTCGAGAGTAATTCCATCCGTGCCGCTGGTGAAATCCAGGAGGTACTTGGCTGTGGCGTCTCACTGCATCCGCATCGTGTATCCCAGGCGCCTTTCGAAATCCTGCGCCTTTATCTGGAGGCGGGTGGGCGTGCCAACAAGTGTGTCATGTCGCATTTGGACC GTACCATTTTTGATATGGATGAGTTGTTGGAGTTTGCCAAATTGGGATGTTACTTGCAGTATGATCTCTTTGGCACCGAGTGCTCCTATTACCAACTGAACTCGGCCGTGGACATGATATCGGATGGACAACGCATCGAAAATCTCATCAAGTTAATCAATGAAGGACTTGTGGACAGGCTGCTCATGTCACATGACATACACACAAAACATCGCTTG acaTCCTATGGTGGCCATGGCTATCATCACATACACACGAATATTGTGCCCCGAATGCTGCAACGCGGCGTCACCCCCGAGCAGGTGAAACAAATGACGGTCACCAATCCGGCCGACTGGTTAGTCTTCAATGCGTAG
- the LOC117789654 gene encoding L-threonine ammonia-lyase has protein sequence MSQPQKMEMSNGQKNGAVAFKLNDASESVKMDQLSVPQRIQHISGSVEEQVDPFCDPKNPKRISFHDVTSAAFLIKGGVERTPCPRSTSSESYGMDLYLKKDFLQYTGSFKERGARYALLCLSEEQKRRGVISASLGNHALALSYHGWKLSIPVTVVMPTAAPIMKVQKCRNYKARVIVEGRDMGEAKALAMRMAQDEKLLYINGYDHPHIMAGQGTIGLEILEQVPEPDAVVVPVGGGGLIAGIATALKALSPKTKIIGVESEKCASFSKALDNKGPIDTPIKNTLADGLAVPKVGVNAFVTAQPLIDRMVIVKEEWIAVAILRLVEEEKCVVEGAGGAGLAAILAGHLDDLKGKKVVVLLCGGNIDTTVLGRCLERGLAAEGRLVKFNVEVSDRPGGINDLCALLVRVGVSIKDIMHERAWLRDIYTVEVKVVCETVDWAHSLQLKNELKKFYTKVQFSDVPLALNEKTLDV, from the exons ATGTCACAGCCACAGAAAATGGAAATGTCGAACGGACAGAAAAATGGTGCTGTCgctttcaaattaaatgacgCTTCGGAATCTGTTAAAATGGATCAACTTTCCGTGCCACAAAGAATACAGCATATTTCGGGCTCAGTTGAGGAGCAAGTCGATCCCTTCTGTGATCCCAAGAATCCGAAGCGCATTTCGTTCCATGACGTCACATCCGCCGCCTTTCTAATAAAGGGAGGCGTGGAACGCACGCCGTGTCCG AGGTCCACATCGTCAGAGTCATACGGCAtggatttatatttaaaaaaggatTTCCTACAATACACGGGCAG CTTTAAGGAGCGTGGAGCAAGGTACGCTCTCCTCTGCTTATCAGAGGAACAGAAACGCAGGGGAGTAATCAGCGCCTCACTGGGAAATCATGCTCTCGCATTAAGTTATCATGGCTGGAAGCTATCGATACCTGTTACCGTGGTGATGCCAACTGCGGCGCCCATTATGAAGGTACAGAAGTGCCGGAATTACAAGGCCCGGGTGATTGTGGAGGGTCGGGACATGGGGGAGGCCAAAGCACTGGCCATGCGTATGGCGCAAGACGAGAAACTACTCTATATAAATGGATATGATCATCCTCATATTATGGCCGGTCAGGGAACCATTGGTCTGGAGATCCTGGAACAGGTGCCCGAACCAGATGCCGTTGTGGTGCCGGTGGGCGGAGGTGGATTAATTGCAGGCATTGCCACCGCATTGAAGGCGCTCTCGCCCAAGACCAAGATCATT GGCGTGGAGTCGGAGAAGTGTGCCAGCTTTTCGAAGGCATTAGATAACAAGGGGCCCATTGACACGCCCATTAAGAACACATTAGCCGATGGATTAGCCGTTCCCAAAGTGGGAGTCAATGCGTTCGTCACGGCACAGCCATTGATTGATCGCATGGTCATTGTCAAAGAGGAGTGGATAGCGGTGGCCATTCTACGTCTGGTGGAGGAGGAGAAGTGCGTGGTTGAGGGAGCCGGCGGTGCTGGACTCGCAGCAATATTGGCAGGACATTTGGATGATCTGAAGGGCAAGAA GGTCGTAGTGCTGCTGTGCGGTGGCAATATAGATACTACAGTCCTTGGCCGCTGCTTGGAACGAGGCCTGGCAGCCGAGGGCCGTTTGGTCAAGTTCAATGTGGAGGTCAGCGATCGTCCAGGCGGCATTAATGATCTGTGCGCCCTGCTTGTCCGAGTGGGCGTCTCCATCAAGGATATCATGCATGAACGAGCCTGGCTGCGGGATATCTACACGGTGGAGGTGAAGGTCGTCTGCGAGACTGTAGATTGGGCACACAGTCTGCAGCTGAAGAACGAGCTAAAGAAATTCTATACAAAGGTGCAGTTCTCCGATGTCCCATTGGCTCTTAATGAAAAAACTCTAgatgtttaa